The following coding sequences lie in one Phragmites australis chromosome 8, lpPhrAust1.1, whole genome shotgun sequence genomic window:
- the LOC133927522 gene encoding F-box/kelch-repeat protein At1g57790-like: protein MRSTEPFLQRPTSTRVRVTLAINFQGRLPLGLPTPPSPSRPFPLAAFGTSQSCVMAATRRSPPWADLQPELLGLVLRRLPSLADRVRLRAVCCPWRRGARLEPMPPPQPWVTLLDGTFLSIPGGEIHRMPVPEDARVCHGSVGNWLFLEHVGGGCSLMNPFSKDVVQLPTSNTIIWYPDRLDALPRRPIFFKLVLLSSLDPSPNSMFAVLSIDTRDDCIISICRPPTATAFRVPDLDYINDLAFFDGKLYAVSLHNKLFVLEIDRSYEGKPRIPPMKCIIDSIDDSGTIFEGYMCTKLHYLVESSGRLLHIRRQIGFPLDNNSKTNLGHTLAFEVFEADLTADSCGQWRRLSTLGDQALFVGTHSKFLLASESGVREDCIYFIRDYARRNSFVDPFYDCGMFNMKNGMITPLLPETALVRPQDNKGRPAWFFPAEAM, encoded by the coding sequence ATGAGATCAACGGAACCTTTCCTGCAGCGTCCGACTTCGACTCGAGTCCGCGTGACACTGGCGATAAATTTCCAGGGGCGCCTCCCCCTTGGCCTCCCAACACCGCCGTCTCCATCTCGACCGTTTCCTCTCGCCGCGTTCGGAACATCTCAATCTTGCGTGATGGCGGCGACCAGACGATCCCCGCCTTGGGCAGACCTGCAGCCAGAACTTCTGGGCCTTGTCCTCAGGCGGCTCCCCTCCCTAGCTGACCGTGTCCGACTACGAGCAGTGTGCTGCCCATGGCGTCGCGGTGCTCGGCTGGAGCCCATGCCCCCTCCGCAGCCGTGGGTCACCCTCCTCGATGGAACCTTCCTTAGCATTCCAGGCGGTGAAATCCACCGCATGCCTGTACCAGAAGACGCTCGTGTCTGCCATGGATCCGTGGGCAACTGGCTCTTCCTCGAGCACGTTGGTGGTGGGTGCTCTCTGATGAACCCTTTCTCCAAGGATGTTGTGCAGCTTCCTACGTCAAACACCATTATTTGGTATCCTGACAGGTTGGATGCCCTCCCCAGACGTCCAATCTTCTTCAAGCTGGTGTTGCTCTCGTCCCTGGACCCATCACCAAATTCCATGTTTGCTGTACTGAGCATTGACACCAGAGATGATTGCATAATTTCTATTTGCCGGCCCCCGACCGCCACTGCATTCAGAGTGCCCGATCTTGATTACATCAATGACCTTGCATTCTTTGACGGAAAGTTGTATGCTGTCTCACTCCATAATAAGCTTTTTGTCCTCGAGATTGATCGGAGCTATGAAGGTAAGCCAAGAATCCCACCCATGAAATGCATAATCGATTCCATTGATGATTCAGGGACCATTTTTGAGGGCTATATGTGTACGAAGCTGCATTACCTTGTTGAATCTAGTGGTAGATTGTTGCATATAAGACGACAGATTGGATTCCCGTTGGACAATAACAGTAAGACAAACCTTGGCCATACTCTTGCATTTGAAGTCTTTGAAGCAGACTTGACTGCCGATTCTTGTGGTCAATGGAGACGGCTCAGTACGCTGGGGGACCAAGCACTCTTTGTTGGCACACACTCGAAGTTTCTCCTTGCTTCTGAATCTGGAGTTCGGGAGGATTGCATCTACTTCATACGTGACTATGCTCGGAGAAATTCTTTTGTAGATCCTTTCTACGACTGCGGCATGTTCAACATGAAAAATGGGATGATCACGCCTTTGTTGCCGGAGACTGCATTGGTGCGGCCACAAGATAACAAAGGGCGTCCGGCATGGTTTTTTCCTGCTGAAGCTATGTAA